One Natronomonas moolapensis 8.8.11 genomic region harbors:
- a CDS encoding PAS domain-containing sensor histidine kinase: MRESSTDQAAPVADLQTTTQEYETIFDAVVEAIFLLDVDEEGTIRYQRFNEREEEFTGKSTADVRGKTPVEVFGDELGGKLQTNYRTCVARQEPITYEETLHASGDETVWRTTLTPIVEDGTVERIVGTGREITELQASKQKLQQRLSFLENTSDVIILLDETGLVQYQNHCRDHLPGPNVFDLTGADPAVRIHPDDRDRAKETFASVVAEPGATDRNELRIKQTNGEYGWYEQRVLNLSENPAANGILVSSRNISDRKEKQAKLEGIFEAARDVSFIIAEPSEDGRDAVIREYSPGAERLFGYTRPEAVGESVGLLHRRAATERIPDIHELIRSGESWYGEVEHVRNDGSTFDAVLSVHPLELEGQLCFLGVSIDISERKRRERALEQLHSSTRELMSAATTEAVATIGSETAAQVLDQPMNGIHLYEAETNALVPAAWTEGTAELLAGPPPTLPVEDSLAGHVYRTGDPEYYTDLTEREDRFVTDTPFRSEVVLPLGEHGVFVLSSTTADAFDRIDTTLARVLAANIETALTRATQRQQLERQNDRLDEFASVLSHDIRNPLNVAKGHLEMARTAGEHEHRHLAAVGRAHDRIQTLVDSLLALARSGDTVDELAPLELHRLADICWQNVETERATLEIECARTIRADRDRLKQLFENLYRNAVEHGGEDTTVLIGALDGGFYVADSGPGIPESDHRDVFEAGYSTNDAGTGFGLRIVRRIVEAHGWEIRVVESEQGGARFEITGVDRTD, encoded by the coding sequence ATGCGAGAAAGCTCGACGGATCAGGCGGCTCCCGTGGCCGATCTGCAGACGACGACCCAGGAGTACGAGACGATTTTTGATGCCGTTGTCGAAGCGATCTTCTTGTTGGACGTCGACGAGGAAGGGACGATCCGATACCAGCGGTTCAACGAGCGTGAGGAGGAGTTCACCGGCAAATCCACCGCAGACGTTCGCGGCAAAACTCCCGTCGAGGTGTTCGGCGACGAGCTCGGCGGAAAATTACAGACCAATTACCGAACGTGCGTCGCGCGGCAGGAGCCGATTACCTACGAAGAGACGTTACACGCAAGCGGAGACGAAACCGTCTGGCGGACTACATTAACGCCGATCGTCGAAGACGGCACGGTCGAACGCATCGTCGGAACTGGCCGGGAAATCACGGAGCTGCAAGCCTCCAAGCAGAAATTACAACAGCGCCTCTCGTTTCTGGAAAACACCTCGGACGTCATTATTCTGCTCGACGAAACCGGGCTCGTCCAGTATCAAAACCACTGCCGTGACCATCTCCCTGGCCCGAACGTGTTCGATCTGACGGGAGCGGATCCCGCTGTTCGCATTCATCCGGATGACCGAGACAGGGCCAAAGAGACGTTTGCGTCCGTGGTCGCGGAGCCAGGCGCTACCGACCGCAACGAACTCCGGATCAAACAGACGAACGGCGAGTATGGGTGGTACGAACAGCGTGTTCTGAACCTCTCGGAGAACCCAGCGGCCAACGGCATCCTCGTCAGTAGCCGAAATATCTCCGACCGGAAAGAAAAACAAGCCAAGCTCGAGGGGATTTTCGAGGCGGCTCGTGACGTCTCATTTATCATCGCCGAGCCGAGCGAGGACGGACGTGACGCGGTAATAAGAGAGTACAGTCCCGGGGCCGAGCGCCTCTTCGGATACACTCGCCCGGAGGCAGTCGGTGAATCGGTCGGGCTGCTCCATCGACGAGCTGCGACCGAACGGATTCCGGATATTCACGAGCTAATTAGGTCCGGTGAATCGTGGTACGGCGAGGTTGAACACGTCCGAAACGACGGCTCGACATTCGATGCAGTGTTATCAGTTCACCCGCTAGAACTCGAGGGGCAGCTGTGTTTCCTCGGGGTCTCGATCGATATTTCCGAGCGCAAGCGTCGCGAACGCGCACTCGAGCAGCTACACAGCTCGACCCGCGAGCTGATGAGTGCGGCCACCACCGAGGCGGTAGCCACGATCGGCTCTGAGACGGCTGCACAGGTGCTCGATCAGCCGATGAACGGGATCCATCTCTACGAGGCAGAGACGAACGCGCTCGTACCCGCCGCGTGGACGGAGGGGACCGCGGAACTGCTTGCCGGACCGCCACCCACCCTTCCGGTCGAGGATAGCTTAGCCGGGCACGTCTACCGGACGGGTGACCCGGAGTACTATACTGATCTGACCGAACGGGAAGATCGCTTCGTTACCGACACCCCGTTCCGTAGCGAAGTCGTGCTTCCGCTCGGCGAGCACGGGGTTTTCGTTTTGAGTTCGACGACAGCTGATGCGTTTGATCGGATCGATACGACACTGGCCCGGGTACTCGCGGCAAATATCGAAACAGCGCTAACCCGCGCCACCCAACGTCAGCAGCTCGAACGTCAAAACGACCGACTCGACGAGTTTGCGAGCGTGCTCTCACACGATATCCGGAACCCCCTCAACGTGGCCAAGGGCCATCTCGAAATGGCCCGGACGGCGGGTGAGCACGAGCATCGACATCTCGCGGCCGTCGGGCGGGCACACGACCGGATACAAACGCTGGTCGACAGTCTGTTGGCCCTCGCCCGTAGCGGCGACACCGTCGACGAGCTGGCGCCACTCGAGTTACACCGACTCGCCGATATCTGCTGGCAAAACGTCGAAACCGAGCGAGCGACCCTCGAAATAGAGTGTGCTCGAACGATCCGCGCCGACAGAGACCGTCTCAAACAGCTGTTCGAGAATCTCTATCGGAACGCTGTCGAACACGGAGGCGAGGACACAACAGTACTGATCGGAGCGTTAGACGGTGGGTTCTACGTGGCTGATTCTGGGCCGGGGATTCCCGAAAGCGACCACCGGGACGTCTTCGAGGCAGGGTACTCGACGAACGACGCCGGGACCGGCTTCGGTTTGCGGATCGTCAGACGGATTGTCGAGGCACACGGCTGGGAGATTCGCGTGGTCGAGAGCGAACAGGGAGGGGCCCGGTTTGAAATCACCGGCGTCGATCGAACCGATTGA
- a CDS encoding UPF0058 family protein, translated as MKKQELIHLHGLLAEVCNHYEQMADCTVEHAEYTELGVRPTSIHKSKTDHKAAVFAIADGITEEMEHEAEPAVSATAD; from the coding sequence ATGAAGAAGCAGGAGCTCATTCATCTCCACGGCCTGCTTGCAGAGGTATGCAACCACTACGAGCAGATGGCGGACTGTACCGTCGAACACGCCGAGTACACCGAACTCGGCGTCCGACCGACGTCGATCCACAAGTCGAAGACGGATCACAAGGCGGCCGTCTTCGCCATCGCCGACGGCATCACCGAAGAGATGGAGCACGAAGCCGAGCCCGCCGTCTCGGCGACCGCCGACTGA
- a CDS encoding DUF555 domain-containing protein, which translates to MDCRVVVEAAVPVYDVQTADEAVRIAISKTGEMLNPDLNYVEIEMGSQACSDCGASQTPAFIAADEGLVALELEMTVFNVEHDEHATRIARKEIGQRLENIPLEVLEVEQVEGDDDEASTEVEDGADDSDDAPGEDDVLPEFDELLDE; encoded by the coding sequence ATGGACTGCCGAGTTGTCGTCGAAGCTGCGGTCCCCGTGTACGACGTTCAAACGGCCGACGAGGCGGTTCGAATCGCCATCTCGAAGACCGGCGAGATGCTGAACCCCGATCTCAATTACGTCGAGATCGAGATGGGGTCGCAGGCGTGCTCTGACTGCGGGGCGTCCCAAACTCCGGCGTTCATCGCCGCCGACGAGGGACTCGTGGCCCTCGAACTCGAAATGACGGTGTTCAACGTCGAACACGACGAGCACGCCACCCGGATCGCCCGCAAAGAGATCGGCCAGCGCCTCGAAAACATCCCCTTGGAGGTCCTCGAGGTCGAACAGGTCGAAGGGGACGACGACGAGGCGTCGACGGAAGTCGAAGACGGGGCGGACGACTCCGACGACGCTCCAGGGGAAGACGACGTGCTTCCGGAGTTCGACGAGTTGCTCGACGAGTGA
- a CDS encoding DNA-3-methyladenine glycosylase family protein, with product METGSRPIEAFDGGFDLATTLESGQSYLWRRDDGRTYAGETDGSPWYYTVLPGTTTATNEPEVLRVRQVDERLEWASSTENAYDRLEHLLRLDDDLDSIVEATPADPLLDRAYDAHRGMRLVRDPPFGCLISFICSAQMRVARIHGMQTALAETYGEAVTFDGETYHAFPAPSALAAATEAELRELSLGYRAPYVQRTAEMVAEGEARPDEARGLEYAKARESLTRFVGVGEKVADCVLLFSLGYLEAVPLDTWIRSAIEEHYPDCERGSYAETSRAIRARFGEAYAGYTQTYVFHHLRTGGDDAA from the coding sequence ATGGAAACCGGTAGCCGCCCGATCGAGGCGTTCGACGGCGGGTTCGACCTCGCGACGACGCTGGAGAGTGGCCAGTCGTACCTGTGGCGACGGGACGACGGTCGGACCTACGCGGGCGAGACCGACGGCTCACCGTGGTACTATACGGTACTTCCCGGAACGACGACGGCGACGAACGAGCCGGAGGTCCTCCGCGTCCGACAGGTCGACGAACGCCTCGAGTGGGCGTCGTCTACCGAAAACGCCTACGACCGCCTCGAACACCTCCTGCGGCTGGACGACGATCTGGATTCGATCGTCGAGGCGACGCCGGCCGATCCCCTCCTCGACCGAGCCTACGACGCCCACCGGGGGATGCGACTCGTCCGTGACCCCCCGTTCGGTTGTCTGATCTCGTTCATCTGCTCGGCGCAGATGCGTGTCGCACGAATCCACGGGATGCAGACCGCCCTTGCCGAGACGTACGGCGAAGCCGTCACCTTCGACGGGGAGACCTACCACGCATTTCCGGCGCCGTCGGCGCTGGCGGCGGCGACGGAGGCCGAACTCCGCGAGCTTTCGTTGGGGTATCGGGCCCCCTACGTCCAGCGAACTGCCGAGATGGTCGCGGAGGGCGAGGCGCGTCCGGACGAGGCGCGCGGCCTCGAGTACGCGAAAGCCCGCGAGTCGCTGACCCGATTCGTCGGCGTCGGCGAGAAAGTCGCCGACTGTGTGCTCCTGTTCTCGCTCGGGTATCTCGAGGCGGTGCCGCTGGACACGTGGATCCGGAGCGCGATCGAGGAGCACTACCCGGACTGCGAGCGGGGGAGTTACGCCGAGACGTCGCGGGCGATCCGGGCTCGGTTCGGCGAGGCGTACGCCGGATACACCCAGACGTACGTCTTCCATCACCTCCGAACCGGCGGAGACGACGCCGCTTGA
- a CDS encoding acylphosphatase — MDDRIRAHVFVSGRVQGVYYRATTRDTARERGVDGWVRNLDDGRVEAVFEGTEATVESMVEWCHTGSPNARVDDVEVEYGEPTGIEGFEIRR; from the coding sequence ATGGACGATCGGATCCGCGCACACGTCTTCGTCTCCGGGCGCGTCCAGGGCGTCTACTACCGCGCGACGACGCGCGACACCGCCCGCGAGCGCGGCGTCGACGGCTGGGTGCGAAACCTCGACGACGGCCGCGTCGAGGCCGTCTTCGAGGGGACAGAGGCGACCGTCGAGTCGATGGTCGAGTGGTGTCACACCGGCAGTCCGAACGCCCGCGTCGACGACGTCGAGGTCGAGTACGGCGAGCCGACCGGGATCGAGGGGTTCGAAATCCGACGGTAG
- a CDS encoding bifunctional ADP-dependent NAD(P)H-hydrate dehydratase/NAD(P)H-hydrate epimerase encodes MISSTEMAVVDENAAALGVPRKQLMESSGNAVAHAVREVADPGASVELVCGRGNNGGDAFVAARFLDGYDVTVHLLGRRETITTDIARENWDALRSADIDAQRVGDSRSLEFGDPEVIVDAMLGTGVTGALREPEATAVGAINDADAAVVAVDVPSGIDADTGDSEGPAVEADRVVTFHDGKPGLASVDADVTVADIGIPTAAERVVERGDLLRLARDPTAHKGEFGRVLVVGGGPYTGAPALAAQAALRAGADLAYVACPETVAGGVQGYSENLIVRPQAGDLLAPSSVPELLETASGMDAVVFGPGLGDADASLEAATAFLEAFDGTAVVDADALQVVPDVDTEATLVCTPHQGELEAMGGPAAVDTDERAALVADFAADLGVTLLVKGAVDVISDGERTRVNRTGNPGMTVGGTGDVLAGVTGAMTCPLEPIHAAALGAYANGRAGDLAVEEYGHGLVATDLLGAVPAALWPDGEN; translated from the coding sequence ATGATCTCGAGCACCGAGATGGCCGTCGTGGACGAAAACGCCGCGGCGCTCGGCGTGCCGCGCAAACAACTGATGGAGTCCTCGGGCAACGCCGTCGCGCACGCCGTTCGCGAGGTGGCCGACCCCGGGGCGTCGGTCGAGCTGGTCTGTGGGCGCGGCAACAACGGCGGCGACGCGTTCGTCGCCGCGCGGTTCCTCGACGGATACGACGTCACCGTCCACCTCCTCGGCCGCCGGGAGACGATCACGACCGACATCGCGCGGGAGAACTGGGACGCGCTCCGGTCGGCCGACATCGACGCGCAGCGGGTCGGGGACTCGCGCTCGCTTGAGTTCGGCGATCCCGAGGTAATCGTCGACGCGATGCTCGGCACCGGCGTCACGGGCGCGCTCAGAGAGCCCGAAGCGACGGCTGTGGGGGCGATCAACGACGCCGACGCAGCGGTCGTGGCCGTCGACGTTCCCTCCGGGATCGACGCCGACACCGGCGATAGCGAGGGACCCGCGGTCGAGGCCGACCGCGTCGTCACCTTCCACGACGGGAAGCCCGGGCTCGCGTCCGTCGACGCCGACGTGACCGTCGCGGACATCGGCATCCCGACGGCCGCCGAGCGGGTAGTCGAGCGGGGCGACCTGCTGCGACTCGCCCGCGACCCGACAGCGCACAAGGGGGAGTTCGGCCGCGTCCTCGTGGTCGGTGGCGGCCCCTACACCGGCGCGCCGGCCCTCGCCGCGCAGGCGGCCCTCCGGGCGGGCGCGGACCTGGCGTACGTCGCCTGCCCGGAGACGGTCGCCGGCGGGGTACAGGGCTACAGCGAGAACCTGATCGTCCGCCCGCAGGCCGGCGATCTGCTCGCGCCGTCGAGCGTCCCGGAGTTGCTCGAAACCGCGTCGGGCATGGACGCGGTCGTGTTCGGTCCCGGACTCGGGGACGCCGACGCATCCCTCGAGGCGGCCACGGCGTTCCTCGAGGCGTTCGACGGGACCGCCGTCGTCGACGCCGACGCCCTGCAGGTCGTCCCGGACGTCGACACCGAGGCGACGCTCGTCTGTACGCCACACCAGGGGGAACTCGAGGCGATGGGCGGGCCGGCGGCCGTCGATACCGACGAACGGGCAGCGCTCGTCGCTGACTTCGCGGCCGACCTCGGGGTCACGCTGCTCGTGAAGGGGGCAGTCGACGTGATCTCCGACGGCGAGCGGACCCGGGTCAACCGGACGGGTAACCCGGGGATGACCGTCGGCGGCACCGGCGACGTGCTCGCCGGCGTGACGGGCGCGATGACGTGTCCGCTCGAACCGATCCACGCGGCTGCGCTCGGCGCGTACGCCAACGGGCGCGCTGGCGACCTCGCCGTCGAGGAGTACGGCCACGGGCTGGTCGCGACCGACCTCCTCGGGGCCGTGCCGGCGGCGCTGTGGCCCGACGGCGAGAACTGA
- the moaC gene encoding cyclic pyranopterin monophosphate synthase MoaC has protein sequence MSDGSDLTHVTEEGDAQMVDVGDKPDSARRAVARGRIELDPSTVESIRANELEKGDVLAVARVGAVDAVKHTWETIPMCHQIPITNVETEFDVGDAEIELSVAVETTGKTGCEMEALEGVTTGLNVIWDMVKAAEKDAEGGYPGTRIGGVEVVSKEKRKL, from the coding sequence ATGAGCGACGGATCGGATCTCACACACGTCACCGAGGAGGGCGACGCACAGATGGTCGACGTCGGCGACAAACCCGACAGCGCGCGCCGGGCGGTGGCCCGCGGGCGGATCGAACTCGATCCCTCGACGGTCGAGTCGATCCGGGCGAACGAACTCGAGAAGGGGGACGTCCTCGCGGTCGCCCGCGTCGGGGCGGTCGACGCCGTCAAACACACCTGGGAGACGATCCCGATGTGCCACCAGATCCCGATCACGAACGTCGAGACGGAATTCGACGTCGGCGATGCCGAAATCGAGTTGTCCGTCGCCGTCGAGACGACGGGCAAGACGGGCTGTGAGATGGAGGCTTTAGAGGGCGTCACGACGGGGTTGAACGTGATCTGGGACATGGTGAAGGCCGCCGAAAAGGACGCCGAGGGGGGGTATCCGGGCACGCGGATCGGCGGCGTCGAGGTCGTCTCGAAGGAGAAACGAAAACTGTAG
- the hflX gene encoding GTPase HflX produces MTGTNGRAVVAKRVDDGHPDTEEIRDLARAAGYTVVGEVTQARTEDPALCLGEGKVAELAALVAETDATTVVFDNRLGPYQTYNLGNELPEGIEVIDRFKLILDIFGQRARTKKAQLQVELAELRYELPRAEAKASLAKRDERPGFMGLGEYDESRERDIKAQISRIDDELDRIERTEAHRREQRRESGFDLVALAGYTNAGKSTLLRRLASDLDIDENEGLHPDLDATAESENRLFTTLGTTTRRAEFDRRDVLVTDTVGFISDLPHWLVESFRSTLSEVYRADLVLLVVDASDPIEEIREKLVTCHDTLYERNEAPIVTVLNKADLVDDGELAEKRDALSALAEDPVVVSAKAGANVDDLRARIDEELPAWRRERLVVPMTEETMSLVSWVHDHAHVESVDYADDVTVEFEARPAIIEKARSKAGELPTPALE; encoded by the coding sequence GTGACTGGAACGAACGGTCGGGCGGTCGTCGCAAAGCGCGTCGACGACGGCCACCCGGACACGGAAGAGATACGCGACCTCGCCAGGGCGGCCGGCTACACGGTCGTCGGCGAGGTGACACAGGCGCGGACCGAGGACCCCGCACTCTGTCTCGGGGAGGGAAAGGTGGCCGAGCTCGCGGCGCTCGTCGCCGAAACCGACGCGACGACGGTCGTCTTCGACAACCGCCTCGGGCCGTATCAGACGTACAACCTCGGGAACGAACTCCCGGAGGGCATAGAGGTGATCGACCGGTTCAAGCTCATCCTCGACATCTTCGGCCAGCGCGCCCGGACAAAGAAGGCCCAGCTGCAGGTCGAACTCGCCGAACTCCGTTATGAGCTGCCGCGCGCCGAGGCGAAGGCGTCGCTCGCGAAACGCGACGAGCGGCCGGGCTTTATGGGGCTGGGGGAGTACGACGAATCCCGCGAGCGCGATATCAAGGCACAGATCAGCCGGATCGACGACGAGCTGGACCGCATCGAGCGGACCGAGGCCCACCGCCGCGAGCAGCGTCGCGAGTCGGGATTCGACCTCGTCGCGCTGGCGGGATACACCAACGCCGGCAAGTCGACGCTTCTGCGCCGTCTGGCGAGCGACCTCGACATCGACGAAAACGAGGGTCTCCATCCGGACCTGGATGCGACCGCCGAGTCGGAGAATCGCCTCTTTACGACGCTCGGGACGACTACCCGCCGGGCGGAGTTCGACCGCCGGGACGTGCTGGTGACCGACACGGTCGGATTCATTTCCGATCTTCCCCACTGGCTCGTCGAGTCGTTCAGATCGACGCTCTCGGAGGTGTACCGGGCCGACCTGGTGTTGCTCGTCGTCGACGCTTCCGACCCCATAGAGGAGATCCGCGAGAAACTCGTCACGTGTCACGACACACTCTACGAGCGCAACGAGGCCCCGATCGTCACCGTCCTGAACAAGGCCGACCTCGTCGACGACGGCGAACTGGCCGAAAAGCGCGACGCACTGTCGGCCCTCGCCGAGGATCCAGTAGTCGTAAGCGCAAAGGCGGGGGCGAACGTCGACGACCTGCGCGCCCGAATCGACGAGGAGTTGCCCGCCTGGCGGCGCGAGCGCCTCGTCGTCCCGATGACGGAAGAGACTATGAGCCTCGTGTCGTGGGTCCACGACCACGCCCACGTAGAGTCGGTCGACTACGCGGACGACGTCACAGTCGAGTTCGAGGCCCGCCCAGCCATTATCGAGAAGGCGCGCTCGAAGGCCGGGGAGTTGCCGACGCCGGCGCTCGAGTAG
- a CDS encoding CBS domain-containing protein: MDLPTPADLKDRRTDLDLTQSELADRADVSQPLIARIEGGDVDPRLSTLRRIVTALDEAESAVMHAGDIMHEGVVDVAPDDSVREAIDVMVKEGYSQLPVVRDGRPQGIISNSDIRQLDPDNAGELPVAEAMRESITTVEPDATLDEVNAHLNHQGAVMVVDDGQLRGIITEADVAAHVS, from the coding sequence ATGGACCTGCCCACGCCGGCCGATCTCAAGGACCGCCGGACGGACCTGGATCTGACCCAAAGTGAACTCGCCGACCGGGCCGACGTCTCCCAGCCGCTGATCGCGCGCATCGAAGGCGGGGACGTCGACCCGCGGCTCTCGACGCTTCGGCGCATCGTTACCGCCCTCGACGAGGCCGAGAGCGCGGTGATGCACGCCGGCGACATCATGCACGAGGGCGTCGTCGACGTGGCGCCCGACGATAGCGTCCGGGAGGCCATCGACGTGATGGTCAAGGAGGGGTACTCACAGCTGCCGGTCGTCCGCGACGGGCGGCCACAGGGCATCATCTCCAACTCCGACATCCGACAGCTCGACCCCGACAATGCGGGCGAGTTGCCGGTCGCCGAGGCGATGCGGGAATCGATCACGACCGTCGAACCCGACGCGACGCTGGACGAGGTCAACGCCCACCTGAACCACCAGGGTGCGGTGATGGTCGTCGACGACGGCCAGTTGCGTGGAATCATCACGGAAGCGGACGTCGCGGCGCACGTCTCCTAA
- a CDS encoding DUF555 domain-containing protein: MSNYLVAMEAAWLVRDVEAIDDAIGVAVSEAGRRLNEADMDYVEVEVGSTPCPACGEPFDSAFIAADTALVGLGLEMKVFNADSEQHASRIAKSEIGGALRDVPLSVIDTFETGDGDED; the protein is encoded by the coding sequence ATGAGCAACTATCTCGTCGCGATGGAAGCCGCGTGGCTGGTTCGTGACGTCGAAGCAATCGACGACGCGATCGGCGTCGCGGTCAGCGAGGCCGGACGGCGACTCAACGAGGCCGACATGGACTACGTGGAGGTCGAGGTCGGGTCGACGCCGTGTCCGGCCTGCGGGGAGCCGTTCGATTCGGCGTTCATCGCCGCCGACACGGCGCTCGTCGGGCTGGGGCTCGAAATGAAGGTGTTTAACGCCGACAGCGAACAACACGCCTCGCGGATCGCGAAAAGCGAGATCGGCGGTGCGTTGCGGGACGTCCCGCTTTCCGTCATCGATACGTTCGAGACCGGAGACGGAGACGAGGACTGA
- the psmB gene encoding archaeal proteasome endopeptidase complex subunit beta, whose protein sequence is MRQPDSSLPRTGQDHTLSPYEPELGDVPSNDLSAEDLENVNKTGTTTIGITTAEGVVIATDMRASLGGRFVSNKNVQKVEQIHPTAALTLVGSVGGAQSFIRTLRAEVDLYETRRGEDISISALATLAGNFARGGPFFAINPILGGVDEEGHHVYSIDPAGGVMADDYTVTGSGLMVAHGTLEEGYEDDMTNDEAKRVAASAIKAAVERDTGSGNGVYLATITDEGVEINGHNDFDDVL, encoded by the coding sequence ATGCGTCAACCTGACTCCTCCTTGCCGCGTACCGGACAGGATCACACGCTCTCGCCGTACGAGCCCGAACTCGGTGACGTCCCCTCGAACGATCTCTCCGCGGAGGACCTCGAGAACGTCAACAAGACGGGGACCACGACCATCGGGATCACGACCGCCGAGGGTGTCGTCATCGCGACCGATATGCGCGCCTCGCTCGGCGGTCGCTTCGTCTCCAACAAGAACGTTCAGAAAGTCGAGCAGATCCACCCCACGGCCGCGTTGACGCTCGTCGGGAGCGTCGGCGGCGCCCAATCGTTCATCCGGACGCTCCGGGCCGAGGTCGACCTCTACGAAACGCGCCGCGGCGAGGACATCTCGATCAGCGCTCTCGCGACGCTGGCCGGAAACTTCGCCCGCGGCGGGCCGTTCTTCGCGATCAACCCGATCCTGGGTGGCGTCGACGAGGAGGGCCACCACGTCTACTCGATCGACCCCGCCGGCGGCGTGATGGCCGACGATTACACGGTCACCGGGTCGGGCCTCATGGTCGCCCACGGGACCCTCGAAGAGGGCTACGAGGACGACATGACGAACGACGAAGCCAAGCGCGTCGCCGCCTCCGCAATCAAGGCCGCCGTCGAGCGCGACACCGGCTCCGGCAACGGCGTCTACCTCGCGACGATCACCGACGAGGGCGTCGAAATCAACGGTCACAACGACTTCGACGACGTCTTATAG